In one window of Dermochelys coriacea isolate rDerCor1 chromosome 3, rDerCor1.pri.v4, whole genome shotgun sequence DNA:
- the FBXO48 gene encoding F-box only protein 48, with protein sequence MQKASKKNKQAAASCKELTILPSAKKKEESREDFVELLPPEVSFKIFSELDIQSLCKAAMTCKSWNRAIENSDHLWKHHCLTVRAVCQREIDCDRGNGYSWKVTLLRNYWKSKVKHEWLSGKYSNIHSRCGLPEKSMYPMDADTWGEILEAELER encoded by the exons ATGCAGAAAGCCTCAAAGAAGAACAAACAGGCAGCTGCTTCGTGTAAAGAGCTGACCATCCTTCCATCagccaaaaaaaaagaagaaagtcgGGAGGACTTTGTGGAGCTGCTGCCTCCAGaagtcagttttaaaatattcagtgaatTGGATATTCAGAGCTTATGCAAAGCTGCAATGACATGCAAGAGCTGGAATCGTGCAATTGAGAATAGTGACCATTTGTGGAAACATCACTGTTTAACTGTAAGAGCTGTCTGTCAGCGAGAGATAGACTGTGATAGAGGAAATGGATATTCATGGAAG GTCACTCTACTGAGAAACTACTGGAAGAGCAAAGTGAAGCATGAATGGCTGAGTGGAAAATATAGCAACATTCACTCACGCTGTGGTTTACCAGAAAAAAGCATGTATCCCATGGATGCTGATACATGGGGAGAAATACTGGAAGCAGAACTGGAAAGATAA